In Zingiber officinale cultivar Zhangliang chromosome 8B, Zo_v1.1, whole genome shotgun sequence, a single genomic region encodes these proteins:
- the LOC122017022 gene encoding probable methyltransferase At1g29790 gives MRWRMETRHIPRSSFTRAIVILQIILVVFVILSVASLHHFFHVGYFLDANEENCQKFQTMSNGYADYDLTALHDRVEEVLARISDIQNKLQSSLKNKRSIAVKNITHTEFRIFLEEQVMQPLYSVHVALTLVRIPKPDAVEDPLINFFTVEETRKYITGKGNKDGKLSVYGTNRTYNTIGHACVLMRKELEEYMDYDMGSYCKDDWNLAQKLMLGGCDPLPRRRCLAPASNLYQKPLPINMSLWTMPDDRNVRWSNYKCRDFKCLSSRNPRRSFSKCIGCFEFEKEKLRWVSNVSLADFLIADVLAVKPGEIRIGLDVSVGTGSFAARMREWNVTIVSTSLNLGAPFSETIALRGLIPLYVTLNQRLPFFDNTMDLIHSSVFLDGWIDLQLLDFFLFDWDRVLRPGGLLWLDKFFCSRKDLDDYIYMFLQFRYKKRKWVISFKSKDEVYLSALLEKPPRSL, from the coding sequence TCTTGGTCGTCTTCGTCATATTAAGTGTTGCAAGCCTTCACCATTTCTTTCATGTTGGATACTTTCTCGATGCCAATGAAGAGAACTGCCAAAAATTCCAGACGATGAGCAATGGCTATGCTGACTATGACCTTACGGCTCTCCATGACCGTGTCGAAGAGGTCCTTGCCCGGATCTCTGATATCCAGAACAAGCTTCAGTCCAGCTTGAAGAACAAAAGGAGCATCGCTGTCAAAAACATCACTCACACCGAGTTCAGAATCTTCCTCGAAGAGCAAGTGATGCAACCTCTTTACAGTGTTCACGTCGCACTCACTCTTGTTCGCATTCCTAAACCGGATGCAGTGGAGGACCCCTTAATCAACTTCTTCACAGTGGAGGAGACAAGGAAGTATATCACCGGAAAGGGCAACAAGGACGGGAAGTTGAGCGTGTATGGTACTAATAGAACCTACAACACCATTGGCCATGCTTGTGTCCTCATGAGAAAGGAACTGGAGGAGTATATGGATTACGACATGGGCTCCTACTGCAAAGATGATTGGAATCTAGCACAAAAGTTGATGCTCGGAGGTTGTGACCCTCTTCCCCGGAGAAGGTGCTTGGCTCCGGCATCCAACCTATATCAGAAGCCACTTCCAATTAACATGTCCTTGTGGACTATGCCAGACGATCGCAATGTGAGGTGGAGTAACTACAAATGCAGGGACTTCAAGTGCTTGTCGAGTAGGAATCCGAGGAGGAGCTTCTCCAAATGCATTGGATGCTTTGAATTTGAGAAGGAGAAGCTGAGATGGGTTAGCAATGTCTCACTAGCTGACTTCCTGATTGCTGATGTTCTTGCAGTTAAACCAGGGGAAATCAGGATTGGATTGGATGTTAGTGTTGGAACAGGAAGCTTCGCGGCTCGAATGAGGGAGTGGAATGTGACAATTGTGTCGACTTCGTTGAATTTGGGAGCTCCTTTTAGTGAGACAATTGCACTTAGGGGTTTAATCCCTCTGTATGTAACACTTAATCAAAGGCTGCCATTCTTCGACAACACCATGGATTTGATACACTCTAGTGTATTCCTTGATGGTTGGATTGATCTACAACTATTGGACTTTTTCTTGTTCGACTGGGACAGGGTGCTAAGGCCGGGGGGCTTGTTGTGGTTGGACAAGTTCTTCTGTAGCAGAAAGGATCTTGATGACTACATATACATGTTCCTCCAGTTTAGGTACAAGAAGCGCAAGTGGGTGATTTCTTTCAAGTCGAAAGACGAGGTGTATCTCTCCGCATTGTTAGAAAAGCCGCCGAGGTCTTTGTGA